A region from the Salicibibacter cibarius genome encodes:
- the dhaM gene encoding dihydroxyacetone kinase phosphoryl donor subunit DhaM, with protein sequence MAGNQVAILLISHVETLAEGARELLQQANPEVGVYACGGLDGGEIGTSVDRIEAIVKEIDPEDAILIFYDIGSAKMNAEMVQEMYEGRNIAICNAPLIEGGYVATVTAGLGTSSLAKVKREAEEGYSKEG encoded by the coding sequence ATGGCAGGAAATCAAGTGGCGATCCTTTTAATCTCCCACGTAGAAACGTTGGCGGAAGGTGCCAGGGAGCTGTTGCAACAAGCGAATCCGGAGGTAGGCGTCTATGCTTGCGGCGGGCTTGACGGAGGCGAAATCGGCACAAGCGTGGACCGTATTGAAGCGATCGTAAAAGAAATTGATCCGGAAGATGCTATTCTTATTTTTTATGACATTGGAAGCGCGAAAATGAACGCGGAAATGGTACAGGAAATGTATGAAGGCCGAAACATCGCGATTTGCAATGCTCCGTTAATTGAAGGGGGATACGTGGCGACAGTGACCGCCGGGCTTGGCACGTCATCGCTTGCGAAAGTGAAACGGGAAGCGGAAGAAGGATATAGCAAGGAAGGGTAG
- the dhaL gene encoding dihydroxyacetone kinase subunit DhaL, producing MNNEQAAQWMRQTAEKLVEHKDELSKLDQFVGDGDHGVNMERGFRAVVENLDDWKDLSLSQLMQKIGSALVSNVGGAAGPLYGTAFMRLGTAWTDVDQVDGPAWMSGMAKAVEGIAQRGKAQAGDGTLLDVWSPVAAILDENEPDWKKIEDAAQTGMEETESMVVKKGRGALLGEKSVGHLDPGAVSSFYLFQALAKTMDEGEG from the coding sequence ATGAATAATGAACAGGCAGCGCAATGGATGCGGCAAACAGCGGAAAAGTTGGTCGAACATAAAGATGAATTATCCAAGCTCGATCAATTCGTCGGCGACGGCGATCATGGTGTGAATATGGAACGGGGCTTTCGGGCAGTTGTTGAAAACCTGGATGATTGGAAAGATTTATCGTTGTCACAACTGATGCAAAAAATAGGGAGTGCACTCGTCTCTAACGTGGGTGGCGCTGCCGGTCCGTTATACGGCACAGCTTTTATGCGTTTGGGCACGGCTTGGACGGACGTGGACCAGGTGGACGGCCCGGCGTGGATGTCAGGGATGGCAAAAGCGGTGGAAGGGATTGCCCAGCGAGGGAAAGCCCAAGCCGGTGACGGCACGCTCTTGGACGTATGGTCCCCGGTAGCAGCGATCCTTGATGAAAATGAACCGGACTGGAAGAAAATCGAGGATGCTGCGCAAACAGGGATGGAGGAAACCGAAAGTATGGTCGTGAAAAAAGGGCGTGGAGCACTCCTCGGCGAAAAATCGGTGGGGCATCTCGACCCGGGAGCAGTATCCAGCTTTTATTTATTTCAAGCACTGGCGAAGACAATGGATGAGGGGGAAGGATAA
- the dhaK gene encoding dihydroxyacetone kinase subunit DhaK produces MKKLMNDPEQIVSAFLDGLVAANDTLIDRLEGTDVIVRRSLTPQKVGLVSGGGSGHEPAHAGYVGKGMLDAAVAGEVFTSPGADQFFAAIQAVDQGEGVLLLIKNYNGDVMNGEMAQEMAEAEGIKTEMVIINDDVAVNDSEQRRGIAGTVLVQKITGAFAETGASLSDVKRVAEKAVSRIRSMSVALKPCTLPAVAQPSFDLSEDEMEVGIGIHGERGMERRDVATSEKTAQLLLKSILKEIPEEAPLALLINGMGSTSLMEQHVFANDVMKQLNRDIQHTFVGDYMTSLDMAGVSLTLLALDEELSKYLEAPVHTVQWTQY; encoded by the coding sequence ATGAAAAAATTAATGAATGACCCTGAACAGATTGTGTCTGCTTTTCTGGACGGGCTTGTCGCGGCAAACGACACCTTGATTGATCGTTTGGAAGGAACGGATGTCATTGTCCGACGCTCGCTTACTCCGCAAAAAGTCGGCCTCGTTAGCGGAGGCGGAAGTGGCCATGAGCCCGCTCATGCCGGTTACGTTGGGAAAGGGATGCTTGATGCTGCTGTCGCCGGAGAGGTGTTCACGTCACCGGGCGCAGACCAGTTTTTCGCAGCTATCCAGGCAGTTGATCAAGGAGAAGGCGTATTGCTTCTCATAAAAAATTACAATGGGGACGTTATGAACGGTGAAATGGCTCAGGAAATGGCGGAGGCAGAAGGGATCAAAACAGAGATGGTTATCATTAATGACGATGTTGCCGTTAACGATTCTGAACAACGGCGGGGTATTGCCGGGACGGTGCTCGTTCAAAAAATTACGGGGGCGTTTGCGGAAACAGGGGCGTCCTTGTCCGACGTGAAGCGTGTCGCAGAAAAGGCGGTGAGCAGGATTCGAAGCATGAGTGTTGCACTCAAGCCCTGTACATTACCGGCGGTTGCGCAGCCGAGTTTCGATCTTTCCGAAGACGAAATGGAAGTTGGCATTGGGATTCACGGGGAACGGGGCATGGAACGCCGGGACGTGGCGACGTCCGAAAAGACAGCGCAACTTTTACTGAAATCTATTTTAAAAGAAATCCCTGAGGAAGCGCCGTTAGCGCTGTTGATCAATGGCATGGGTAGCACTTCGCTTATGGAGCAGCATGTGTTTGCCAACGATGTGATGAAGCAATTGAATCGGGATATCCAACACACATTTGTCGGGGATTATATGACAAGCCTGGATATGGCAGGCGTGTCACTGACGTTGCTGGCACTCGATGAAGAATTGTCGAAGTACTTGGAGGCGCCTGTGCATACGGTTCAATGGACGCAGTATTAG
- a CDS encoding Uma2 family endonuclease: MSVICDFASLTEKGFKGPPSLVAEALSPSTAMKDFNEKFNVYEQAGVEEY; this comes from the coding sequence TTGTCGGTCATATGTGATTTTGCTTCGCTTACCGAAAAAGGTTTTAAAGGACCGCCTAGTCTTGTAGCGGAAGCTCTGTCCCCATCTACAGCCATGAAGGATTTCAATGAAAAATTTAACGTCTATGAACAAGCAGGCGTGGAGGAATATTAG